From a region of the Gordonia sp. PP30 genome:
- the sepF gene encoding cell division protein SepF: MTTMQKFKAYFGMVPPSEYEDDYLTDPADRAPAPMGDAYAPAPARHGEAMSARERLYMERYRGAGAHDEYYDEPYEADYAEVDYARRGDDRVYAARAVHVEADLGPAPMRGRLEPLSRSANVTARGGVMAVRGANALAPEVRPEVVAETASRITTLRPADYSEARTIGERFRSGSPVIMDLVEMNNDDAKRMVDFAAGLVFALRGSFDKVATKVFLLSPAGVEVTPEDRRRLAETGFHSQS; encoded by the coding sequence ATGACGACGATGCAGAAGTTCAAGGCATATTTCGGCATGGTGCCTCCGAGTGAATACGAGGACGACTACCTGACCGATCCGGCCGACCGCGCACCCGCGCCGATGGGCGACGCTTACGCTCCGGCGCCCGCCCGCCACGGCGAGGCGATGAGCGCCCGCGAGCGCCTGTACATGGAGCGCTACCGCGGTGCCGGTGCGCACGACGAGTACTACGACGAGCCCTACGAGGCCGACTACGCCGAGGTCGACTACGCCCGCCGCGGCGACGATCGGGTGTACGCCGCCCGCGCCGTGCACGTGGAGGCCGACCTGGGCCCGGCGCCGATGCGTGGCCGCCTGGAGCCGCTCTCGCGGAGCGCCAACGTCACCGCCCGCGGCGGTGTGATGGCCGTCCGCGGCGCCAACGCGCTCGCCCCCGAGGTACGGCCGGAGGTGGTCGCCGAGACCGCGAGCCGGATCACCACCCTGCGTCCGGCCGACTACTCGGAGGCCCGCACCATCGGCGAGCGCTTCCGCAGCGGCAGCCCGGTGATCATGGATCTGGTCGAGATGAACAACGACGATGCCAAGCGCATGGTCGACTTCGCGGCCGGCCTGGTCTTCGCGCTGCGCGGCTCGTTCGACAAGGTCGCGACCAAGGTGTTCCTGCTGTCGCCGGCCGGCGTCGAGGTGACCCCGGAAGATCGTCGCCGCCTCGCCGAAACCGGCTTCCACAGCCAGAGCTGA
- a CDS encoding alanine racemase, protein MSADPRSDELAAGLAATRERIAAAEAAAGRAPGSARLMVVTKYFPADDLARLVRLGATEFGENREPEAGRKVAQVRADLPGADFTMDMIGSVQRKKAKTIARWARRVQSVDSPELVAALATATTAALERGERDTPLGVLLQISLDGDPARGGVVEADLPALADAVTAHGGILSLDGLMVVAPLDGDPDAHLAHAAAIAERFRAAYPDAAELSAGMSGDLEAAIAHGSTCVRVGTAIMGPRPLLSP, encoded by the coding sequence GTGAGCGCTGACCCGCGGAGCGACGAGCTGGCGGCCGGGCTGGCCGCCACCCGGGAGCGGATCGCCGCGGCCGAGGCGGCCGCCGGGCGGGCACCCGGCAGCGCACGGCTGATGGTGGTCACCAAGTACTTTCCGGCCGACGATCTGGCTCGCCTGGTCCGGCTGGGCGCCACCGAGTTCGGCGAGAACCGTGAGCCCGAGGCCGGCCGGAAGGTGGCGCAGGTGCGCGCGGATCTGCCCGGCGCCGACTTCACCATGGACATGATCGGTTCGGTGCAGCGCAAGAAGGCCAAGACCATCGCCCGCTGGGCCCGGCGCGTCCAGTCCGTCGACTCGCCGGAACTGGTGGCGGCGCTGGCGACCGCCACGACGGCCGCGCTCGAGCGCGGCGAGCGCGATACGCCGCTCGGCGTCCTACTGCAGATCAGCCTCGACGGCGATCCGGCGCGCGGGGGAGTGGTCGAGGCCGATCTGCCCGCGCTGGCTGACGCGGTGACCGCGCACGGCGGCATCCTGAGCCTGGACGGCCTGATGGTCGTCGCGCCGCTCGACGGCGACCCGGATGCGCACCTGGCACATGCGGCCGCGATCGCCGAGCGCTTCCGCGCCGCGTATCCGGATGCCGCCGAACTGTCCGCGGGCATGTCCGGTGACCTGGAGGCGGCGATCGCACACGGATCGACGTGTGTGCGTGTCGGAACCGCAATCATGGGGCCGCGGCCGTTACTCTCGCCCTAG
- the pgeF gene encoding peptidoglycan editing factor PgeF, giving the protein MAPHTPARRVRRVVTTRAGGVSRPPYDSFNLGDHVGDDPAAVAANRTRLATDLGLAPRDVVWMEQIHSRTVTVVDGPVTEPVPATDALVTTAEGLALAVLTADCVPLLLSDDEAGVIAAVHAGRVGARIGIVPAVLDTMIGLGARPERIGVLLGPAASGERYEVPPEMQRDVEKHLPGSACRTAKGTAGLDLRAGIERQLRAAGVTGIAVDPRCTIADPDLFSHRRGAPTGRLASVIWMERE; this is encoded by the coding sequence ATGGCACCGCACACGCCCGCGCGGCGGGTGCGGCGCGTGGTCACCACCCGCGCCGGCGGTGTGTCGCGCCCGCCCTACGACTCGTTCAACCTGGGTGACCACGTCGGCGACGATCCGGCCGCCGTCGCGGCCAACCGGACACGACTGGCCACCGATCTCGGCCTCGCGCCGCGCGACGTGGTGTGGATGGAGCAGATCCACAGCCGCACCGTGACCGTGGTCGACGGCCCCGTCACCGAGCCGGTGCCGGCCACCGACGCCCTCGTCACCACCGCGGAAGGCCTCGCCCTGGCCGTCCTCACCGCCGACTGCGTCCCGCTGCTGCTCAGCGACGACGAGGCCGGCGTGATCGCCGCCGTGCACGCCGGGCGCGTGGGCGCGCGTATCGGTATCGTGCCGGCCGTCCTGGACACCATGATCGGTCTGGGCGCCCGGCCGGAGCGCATCGGTGTGCTGCTCGGCCCGGCGGCGTCCGGCGAGCGCTACGAGGTGCCGCCGGAGATGCAGCGCGACGTGGAGAAGCATCTTCCCGGCAGCGCCTGCCGCACCGCCAAGGGCACCGCCGGACTCGACCTTCGGGCCGGCATCGAGCGCCAGCTCCGCGCCGCGGGGGTCACCGGCATCGCCGTCGACCCGCGCTGCACCATCGCCGACCCGGACCTGTTCAGCCATCGCCGCGGCGCGCCCACCGGCCGTCTCGCGTCGGTGATCTGGATGGAGCGGGAGTGA
- the ftsZ gene encoding cell division protein FtsZ, whose product MTPPHNYLAVIKVVGIGGGGVNAVNRMIEQGLKGVEFIAINTDAQALLISDADVKLDIGRESTRGLGAGANPEVGRKAAEDARDEIEDLLQGADMVFVTAGEGGGTGTGGAPVVAGIARKLGALTVGVVTRPFSFEGKRRGNQADEGIAALRESCDTLIVIPNDRLLQLGDSQVSLMDAFRSADEVLLNGVQGITDLITTPGLINVDFADVKGVMSDAGSALMGIGAARGEDRARKAAESAINSPLLEASMEGARGVLISIAGGSDLGLFEINNAATQVQEAAHEDANIIFGTVIDDNLGDEVRVTVIAAGFDGGTPRKRVENPAATRAAGTVEQAQAGRTATPPADDPLFGSRSSRQADPFADAPAPRRNTVRLDDDEVDVPDFMK is encoded by the coding sequence ATGACGCCACCCCACAACTACCTGGCCGTCATCAAGGTCGTCGGCATCGGCGGCGGCGGCGTCAACGCCGTCAACCGCATGATCGAGCAGGGCCTCAAGGGCGTCGAATTCATTGCCATCAACACCGATGCGCAGGCGCTGCTGATCAGCGATGCCGACGTGAAGCTCGACATCGGCCGTGAGTCCACCCGTGGACTCGGCGCCGGCGCCAATCCCGAGGTCGGCCGCAAGGCCGCCGAGGACGCCCGCGACGAGATCGAGGATCTGTTGCAGGGCGCCGACATGGTCTTCGTGACCGCGGGCGAGGGCGGCGGTACCGGCACCGGCGGCGCGCCCGTCGTCGCCGGAATCGCGCGCAAACTCGGTGCGCTCACCGTCGGCGTCGTGACCCGCCCGTTCTCCTTCGAGGGCAAGCGGCGCGGCAACCAGGCCGACGAGGGCATCGCGGCGCTGCGCGAGTCCTGCGACACGCTCATCGTCATCCCGAACGACCGTCTGCTGCAGCTGGGCGACTCCCAGGTCAGCCTGATGGACGCGTTCCGCAGCGCCGACGAGGTGCTTCTCAACGGCGTGCAGGGCATCACCGACCTGATCACCACCCCGGGTCTGATCAACGTCGACTTCGCCGACGTCAAGGGCGTGATGAGCGACGCGGGCAGCGCGCTGATGGGCATCGGCGCCGCACGCGGCGAGGACCGGGCGCGCAAGGCCGCCGAGTCGGCGATCAACTCGCCGCTGCTGGAGGCCTCGATGGAGGGCGCGCGCGGCGTGCTCATCTCGATCGCCGGTGGCAGCGACCTCGGCCTGTTCGAGATCAACAACGCCGCCACGCAGGTCCAGGAGGCCGCGCACGAGGACGCGAACATCATCTTCGGCACCGTGATCGACGACAACCTCGGCGACGAGGTGCGTGTCACGGTGATCGCCGCGGGCTTCGACGGCGGCACCCCGCGCAAGCGGGTCGAGAACCCGGCGGCCACCCGGGCCGCGGGCACCGTCGAGCAGGCGCAGGCCGGCCGCACGGCCACCCCGCCCGCCGACGACCCGCTGTTCGGCTCGCGGTCGTCCCGGCAGGCGGACCCGTTCGCCGACGCGCCGGCACCGCGCCGCAACACGGTCCGGCTCGACGACGACGAGGTCGACGTCCCCGACTTCATGAAGTGA
- a CDS encoding FtsQ-type POTRA domain-containing protein, giving the protein MRQARTHDPQRAERAELRRAGRRRLWRALGILALLAVLGGLVAAAYFSPLMSVREVQVTGTAGVPQQEVLTVAEVPMGKPLLQVDTAAIARRVSRIPAVEAVRVDRSYPSALHIAVTERTPRALIKQADGRLGVMDRLGVVYVAYASRAAMGKTAIGGVALRDLPVLDVSDPGPRDPTTLAALEMIGGLPGWLRPQVESVSASSPADLTLHLTKGRTVIWGDAERGADKADALSHILPMAGNTYNVSAPDYPAVS; this is encoded by the coding sequence GTGAGACAGGCCCGCACGCACGACCCGCAGCGCGCCGAACGTGCCGAACTCCGGCGCGCCGGCCGCCGTCGGCTCTGGCGGGCACTCGGCATCCTGGCGCTGCTGGCGGTGCTCGGCGGTCTGGTGGCCGCGGCCTACTTCTCGCCGCTGATGTCGGTGCGGGAGGTCCAGGTGACCGGCACGGCCGGGGTGCCGCAGCAGGAGGTCCTGACCGTCGCCGAGGTGCCGATGGGCAAGCCGCTGCTCCAGGTCGACACCGCGGCGATCGCCCGGCGCGTCTCACGGATCCCGGCGGTGGAGGCGGTCCGGGTGGATCGCAGCTATCCCTCGGCGCTGCACATCGCGGTCACCGAGCGGACCCCGCGGGCGCTGATCAAGCAGGCGGACGGCCGGCTCGGCGTGATGGACCGGCTCGGGGTGGTCTACGTCGCGTACGCGTCGCGCGCGGCGATGGGCAAGACCGCGATCGGCGGTGTCGCGCTGCGCGACCTGCCGGTGCTCGACGTCAGCGATCCGGGCCCGCGCGACCCGACCACGCTCGCCGCGCTGGAGATGATCGGCGGGCTGCCCGGCTGGCTGCGGCCGCAGGTCGAGTCGGTGTCGGCGTCGTCGCCGGCCGACCTGACCTTGCATCTGACCAAGGGGCGCACGGTGATCTGGGGTGATGCCGAGCGCGGCGCGGACAAGGCCGACGCCCTCTCGCACATCCTCCCGATGGCGGGGAACACCTACAACGTCTCCGCGCCCGACTATCCGGCCGTGAGCTGA
- the murC gene encoding UDP-N-acetylmuramate--L-alanine ligase, which translates to MSDSLPQQLARVHMVGIGGAGMSGLARILLARGGQVSGSDGRDGRALIDLRARGAQVRIGHDPSALDLLDGGPTVVVTTQAAIPADNIELVEARRRGIPVLYRPQVLAQLMDGYRTLLITGTHGKTSTTSMAVVALQHCGTDPSFAIGGELNESGTNAHHGSGRIFVAEADESDGSLLQYRPDVVVVTNIEADHLDFFGTEAAYVQVFDDFTGLIRPGGTLVVCLDDPGAAALAGRQTDALAQSGVRVIGYGTGRHADLAPGVPLAGRVWSITPRGTGSSAEVELTRPVVPTPVKRGMQVTLPGDHMALNALGALLGCLSVDPGAQAASVLDGIESFGGVHRRFEFRGTAGRVALYDDYAHHPTEVRAVLTAARSVVGDSGGRVIALFQPHLYSRTEEFAPEFAQALSLADEVIVADVYGAREEPRPGVTGRLISDAVTVPAVFVASVSDLPAAVADRARPGDLVLTIGAGDITMQAPPILAALES; encoded by the coding sequence ATGAGCGACTCGCTGCCGCAGCAACTCGCCCGCGTCCACATGGTCGGTATCGGGGGAGCGGGCATGTCCGGTCTCGCCCGGATCCTGCTGGCCCGCGGCGGCCAGGTGTCCGGGTCGGACGGCCGCGACGGCCGGGCGCTGATCGACTTGCGGGCGCGCGGCGCGCAGGTGCGCATCGGGCACGACCCGTCGGCCCTCGATCTGCTCGACGGCGGCCCCACGGTCGTCGTCACCACCCAGGCCGCGATCCCGGCCGACAACATCGAACTGGTGGAAGCCCGCCGCCGCGGCATCCCCGTGCTGTACCGGCCGCAGGTGCTGGCCCAGCTCATGGACGGCTACCGGACGCTGCTGATCACCGGAACCCACGGTAAGACCTCGACCACGTCGATGGCGGTCGTCGCGCTGCAGCACTGCGGCACAGACCCGTCGTTCGCAATCGGCGGCGAACTCAACGAGTCGGGGACCAACGCACACCACGGCAGCGGCCGGATCTTCGTCGCCGAGGCCGACGAGAGCGACGGGTCGCTGCTGCAATACCGGCCGGACGTGGTGGTGGTGACCAACATCGAGGCCGACCATCTCGACTTCTTCGGCACCGAAGCGGCGTACGTCCAGGTCTTCGACGACTTCACCGGCCTCATCCGCCCCGGCGGCACGCTGGTGGTCTGCCTCGATGATCCCGGCGCGGCGGCGCTGGCCGGGCGGCAGACGGATGCGCTGGCGCAGTCCGGCGTCCGTGTGATCGGCTACGGCACCGGCCGGCACGCCGACCTGGCCCCGGGCGTGCCGCTCGCCGGACGGGTGTGGTCGATCACCCCGCGCGGCACCGGCAGCAGCGCCGAGGTGGAACTGACCCGCCCGGTGGTCCCGACGCCGGTGAAGCGGGGCATGCAAGTGACTCTCCCGGGCGATCACATGGCCCTCAACGCGCTCGGCGCGCTGCTCGGCTGCCTGTCGGTGGATCCCGGGGCACAGGCCGCCTCGGTCCTCGACGGGATCGAGAGCTTCGGCGGGGTGCATCGGCGCTTCGAGTTCCGCGGCACCGCGGGCCGGGTCGCGCTGTACGACGACTACGCGCACCATCCCACCGAGGTCCGCGCGGTGCTGACGGCGGCGCGCTCGGTGGTCGGCGACTCCGGCGGCCGGGTGATCGCGCTGTTCCAGCCGCATCTCTACTCGCGGACCGAGGAGTTCGCGCCGGAGTTCGCGCAGGCCCTGAGCCTGGCCGACGAGGTGATCGTCGCCGACGTGTACGGCGCCCGCGAGGAGCCGCGCCCCGGGGTGACCGGGCGGCTGATCTCCGATGCGGTGACCGTGCCCGCGGTCTTCGTCGCCTCGGTGTCCGACCTGCCCGCGGCGGTCGCCGACCGGGCCCGGCCCGGCGACCTGGTGCTCACCATCGGCGCCGGTGACATCACCATGCAGGCGCCGCCGATCCTGGCCGCACTCGAATCGTGA
- the murG gene encoding undecaprenyldiphospho-muramoylpentapeptide beta-N-acetylglucosaminyltransferase codes for MSSNSGLSVVVAGGGTAGHIEPALAVADAVRRLDPLARVTALGTPKGLETTLVPARGYDLRLIPPAPLPRKPGMDLLKTPYRLDRSVRAARRVLAEVDADVVVGFGGYVALPAYLAARGRAARRRRIPVLIHEANASAGIANKVGQRLADQVMAAVPGSGLAGAEVVGIPVRRAIADLDRAALRDEARAFFGLDPQAPVLLVFGGSQGAQQLNEAVAGAAGALGAAGIGVLHAHGKKNTVSPESPAGAPRYVAVPYVDRMDLAYAAADLVICRSGAMTVAEVTAAGLPAIYVPLPHGNGEQRLNALPVVDAGAALLVDNAEMTSDYVAREVPALLGDPARLAAMTAAGVGSGHRHAADKVAATALSLAAEHRTGRAER; via the coding sequence GTGAGCAGCAATTCTGGCCTTTCGGTGGTCGTCGCCGGCGGGGGCACCGCGGGACACATCGAGCCGGCGCTGGCGGTGGCCGATGCCGTCCGGCGCCTCGACCCGCTCGCCCGCGTCACCGCGCTCGGCACGCCGAAGGGCCTGGAGACCACGCTGGTCCCGGCGCGCGGCTACGACCTGCGGCTGATTCCGCCCGCACCGCTGCCGCGCAAACCCGGCATGGATCTGCTGAAGACGCCGTACCGGCTCGACCGGTCGGTGCGTGCCGCCCGCCGGGTCCTCGCCGAGGTGGACGCCGACGTCGTCGTCGGTTTCGGCGGTTACGTCGCGCTGCCGGCCTACCTGGCGGCCCGCGGCCGGGCGGCCCGCCGCCGCCGGATTCCGGTGCTGATCCACGAGGCCAACGCCAGTGCGGGCATCGCCAACAAGGTGGGACAGCGGCTGGCCGACCAGGTGATGGCGGCGGTACCCGGTTCCGGTCTGGCCGGCGCCGAGGTGGTCGGTATCCCGGTCCGGCGCGCCATCGCCGACCTCGACCGCGCCGCCCTGCGAGACGAGGCGCGGGCCTTCTTCGGCCTGGACCCGCAGGCGCCGGTGCTGCTCGTCTTCGGCGGCTCGCAGGGTGCTCAGCAGCTCAACGAGGCCGTCGCCGGTGCGGCCGGCGCCCTCGGCGCCGCCGGGATCGGCGTCCTGCACGCACACGGGAAGAAGAACACCGTCTCGCCCGAGTCGCCCGCCGGGGCGCCGCGCTACGTCGCCGTGCCCTATGTGGACCGGATGGACCTGGCCTACGCGGCCGCCGACCTGGTGATCTGCCGATCGGGCGCGATGACGGTCGCCGAGGTCACTGCGGCGGGTCTGCCCGCGATCTACGTGCCGCTGCCGCACGGCAACGGCGAGCAGCGGCTCAACGCGCTGCCGGTCGTCGATGCCGGTGCCGCCCTGCTGGTCGACAACGCCGAGATGACGTCCGACTACGTGGCCCGCGAGGTGCCCGCCCTGCTCGGCGACCCGGCCCGGCTGGCCGCGATGACCGCCGCCGGCGTCGGCAGCGGACACCGCCATGCCGCGGACAAGGTCGCCGCGACCGCGCTGTCGCTGGCCGCCGAGCACCGCACCGGGCGGGCCGAACGATGA
- the ftsW gene encoding putative lipid II flippase FtsW, whose amino-acid sequence MPGPGSQRDDADAGIEDTVADEAAIGDEAVDHAPADHAPIDDTDVPDAAPADDVREDDAGADDAREDAAAGDDTEPAGDDVRPRRRAAAASARRRPGRAPRRSAARPLTFGLPTVDLRTWISTAREGIRTLMARPLTSFHLVVGLAAILTVFGLIMVQSASSVEGYSESHSAYGAFAMQVVFAIIGWILFYVVLRLPIRFFRRFATFGLLVSLALLILVLVPHLGVKVDGARRWFEVAGVSIQPSELAKLALCIWGAHLLASRRTAGATGKELLFPLLPVVVFMCALIILEPNLSTTIIVVLITAALLWFAGLPGPVFAGFAGFFVLAGAVAAFTAEYRAARVFSFLGSADPLDGGYQAMQAKYALANGGVFGVGLGQSTAKWNYLPNAHNDFIFAILVEETGLIGGLIVVGLFLLLAYVGMRIARRSADPFLRLLTGSITVLITAQMFINVGYVVGLLPVTGIQLPLLSQGGTSMLTMLTMLGLMASAARHEPEAVVALSGAGQRGLSRLLRLPRPAAYRAQVVDGARDRLDRRRTAGRAPEPRREQRRAPHRGGRPDARSAPRTPPLRTPPLRTPPLRTPAPRTPMYRPSAPRQQASRSRAGRVPPPRTSLPPHDDRRRAPRAAAQRSDEIHYPDRQASTRIPPDPRRSAARDRAAGSPRRTEYRHR is encoded by the coding sequence CGGCGATCGGCGACGAGGCCGTCGACCACGCACCCGCCGACCACGCGCCCATCGACGACACGGACGTGCCCGACGCGGCCCCGGCCGACGACGTCCGGGAGGACGACGCCGGAGCGGACGACGCTCGGGAGGACGCCGCCGCGGGCGACGACACCGAACCCGCGGGTGACGACGTTCGTCCGCGGCGCCGCGCCGCGGCGGCGTCCGCGCGCCGCCGGCCGGGCCGCGCGCCGCGGCGGTCCGCCGCGCGCCCGCTGACCTTCGGTCTCCCCACCGTCGACCTGCGGACCTGGATCTCCACCGCCCGCGAGGGCATCCGCACCCTGATGGCGCGCCCGCTGACGTCGTTCCACCTGGTGGTCGGGCTGGCCGCCATCCTCACCGTGTTCGGCCTGATCATGGTGCAGTCCGCGTCGTCCGTGGAGGGCTACTCGGAGAGTCACTCGGCCTACGGCGCGTTCGCCATGCAGGTCGTGTTCGCGATCATCGGCTGGATCCTGTTCTACGTCGTGCTCCGGCTGCCGATCCGCTTCTTCCGCCGGTTCGCGACCTTCGGGTTGCTGGTCAGCCTGGCACTGCTGATCCTGGTGCTGGTGCCGCACCTGGGCGTCAAGGTGGACGGCGCGCGCCGCTGGTTCGAGGTGGCCGGCGTCTCGATCCAGCCATCCGAGCTGGCCAAACTGGCACTGTGCATCTGGGGCGCGCACCTGCTCGCCTCGCGCCGCACGGCCGGGGCGACCGGTAAGGAGCTGCTGTTCCCGCTGCTCCCGGTGGTGGTGTTCATGTGCGCGCTGATCATCCTCGAACCGAATCTCTCGACGACGATCATCGTCGTCCTCATCACGGCGGCGCTGCTGTGGTTCGCCGGGCTGCCCGGCCCGGTCTTCGCCGGGTTCGCGGGCTTCTTCGTGCTGGCCGGTGCCGTCGCCGCGTTCACCGCCGAATACCGCGCGGCGCGCGTGTTCAGCTTCCTCGGCTCGGCCGACCCGCTCGACGGGGGCTACCAGGCCATGCAGGCCAAGTACGCACTCGCCAACGGCGGCGTCTTCGGCGTGGGTCTCGGGCAGAGCACCGCGAAGTGGAACTACCTGCCGAACGCGCACAACGACTTCATCTTCGCCATCCTCGTCGAGGAGACCGGCCTGATCGGCGGGCTGATCGTGGTCGGCCTGTTCCTGCTGCTGGCGTACGTCGGCATGCGGATCGCCCGCCGGTCCGCCGACCCGTTCCTGCGGCTGCTCACCGGCTCCATCACGGTGCTGATCACCGCGCAGATGTTCATCAACGTCGGCTACGTGGTCGGACTGCTGCCGGTGACCGGTATCCAGCTGCCGCTGCTGTCCCAGGGCGGCACGTCGATGCTCACCATGCTCACCATGCTCGGCCTGATGGCGAGTGCGGCCCGGCACGAACCCGAGGCGGTCGTCGCGCTGTCCGGTGCCGGCCAGCGCGGCCTGTCCCGGCTGCTGCGGCTGCCCCGGCCGGCCGCCTATCGGGCCCAGGTGGTCGACGGCGCCCGCGACCGGCTCGACCGGCGCCGGACCGCCGGGCGTGCCCCCGAGCCCCGGCGCGAGCAGCGGCGTGCCCCGCACCGTGGCGGCCGTCCCGATGCCCGGTCGGCGCCGCGGACCCCGCCGCTCCGGACACCACCGCTGCGGACCCCACCGCTGCGGACCCCGGCCCCGCGCACGCCGATGTACAGGCCGTCGGCGCCGCGGCAGCAGGCCTCCCGCTCGCGGGCCGGCCGCGTCCCACCGCCGCGGACCTCGCTGCCGCCCCACGACGACCGGCGCCGCGCGCCGCGGGCGGCCGCACAGCGCAGCGACGAGATCCACTATCCTGATCGGCAGGCGAGCACCCGGATTCCGCCGGATCCGCGCCGGTCCGCGGCCCGCGACCGGGCGGCAGGCTCGCCGCGACGAACGGAGTACAGGCACCGGTGA